The genomic window TTTGACGGTTCTCACTGAGCAGCAGCCGATATTCACGAATAGGCATACAGAGGCTATTCCTTGAGATTGATGGCAAACTGAATGGACCCCCCACCCGCCCCCGCAAAAACTGTATTCATCAACCGCTGCTAtcgttaaaatgtgtttaaaatacaTGTGGGCAGCCAGTTATTAGACTTTGTCGAGCCATGCATATTGTGATATAGCACaatatttcaaaacaaacaagctgGTGCAAGAAACGTGCCTCTGGGGTTTGGAAAGTATCGCCTGCTCGACTGCACACGATATTCTCCGTGGCAGACCGACTGAAGTCTGTCAACCAGACAAAAGGTTGACTGTAAATTAAAGGCTCAGTGCAGCTCCAGATCTTTAATTGGCGTTTACTATTGCAAATGTTTTCTGATGAAATTCCAAGAAGTGTTACACCGTTTACAGATTTTCTGCCACGTGACATGATTAACCGGTCGGGGAGTTTGTCCACCATAACACAACAAAGTCTGTGTTTCTCTATGATACGTCTTTCCTTGAAAGAAAAAATCAAATTGAAATGAGACATTCTTGAAGCGTCATGCACATTGGGTACATGTGTGGACTGTGGAAGGGAAGTGCAAAAAGGACCAGACGGTTCAATGCCATGAGGGCGATATCTCATGGGTTCTAAGAAATCCACTGAGACCACGAGAGAGGTCCGACCCACAGCGGCCctaaggagaggagaagagaggagaggagaggaatgaaaaatAGGGGAACCGTAGGAGATAGATTGGCTGACAGACGGAAAGTagtaaaatggaaaaataagaaAGCACTTTTCTGGTGTCGATAGAATAtaagtgtttgtgtatttgacTCACACATCATTTGGCCAGCCAAACAACAATGCAGGAATATGTCAGACTTACTTATggaactcaaacacacacacagacacacgcacacacaaacaaaaggcatACAGTAGTAGGGTTTAGATTCTTGCGTGTGTGCGCATTTGTGGAAGTGTTTTGGGGGGTAGGGTGGGGTGGGGCGGACGCACTCATGCGTGCCAGTATGTTTTTTTCCAAGGCAGCAATAAttagaggctgtgtgtgtgtttgcctgtgttTACCCCCGATGCGCCCCTGTTCTTGTTGTTGGAAGAATGCTGATTATAGGCCAGATTTAGCTGCAGCGGTACGAGGATGTAGCTTGAAAACATGTGTGCTTTTAGGCTCTGCAGTTGCAATACGTTAATGgatttgtgtgagtgtgagtgagtgtgcgtgtgtgtgtgtgtgtgtgtgcttggccATAGGACGGGGTCAAGAGTTTGGCTTTTGTCAAGCTTAGGAAAAGAAACACCAGGaatgtttgctttgtttagttttttttagtcaTGAGAAACTTCAAGTGTGCATACAACAATTAGTCCATTAATGTATTTACTTGTCGAGAACTATGTTGGTAAAAGATTCATTGTTTCTGTTGCTTTTTTAGTTTGTTGCAAAAATGCTAATTATTGActggtttcagcttctccaatgtgtcaaatgtgacagtaaaaaaaacGTAATTTGCTCACTGGAGACGGCACGcaggtctttttctttcttttcacatttaaaaaaaactctcataAAGCAAACAATGCATCAATTGAGAAAGCAATCAGCAGACGGCTGGataataatcgttagttgcagcagTGCACGTAAATagttctttgtgtgtttgttcctcGTGTCTTCAATTGAAGTGAAAGGAggaacacactctcacacaatacacacactttGTATCATGTCATGTTTGTTTCCAAGACAAGGagatatacaaaaaaaacctggatTCCTAGGTGGGGTTTTCTGTGTCAGAAAGTGTgaggggggttgtgtgtgtgtgtgtgtgtgtgtgtgtgtgtgtgtgtgtgtgtgtgtgtgtgtgtgtgtgtgtgtgtgcgacctcCCCGAACCcctccatgcacacacacacacacacacacacacacacacacacttgaatcAGAAACGCATCTTGAATAGGCATGACTCATTCATAAAGTGCCTGTGGACTTCAGCCAGAGATCCCACCTCCAAGCTGGAACATTTGAGTCTGCTTGAATTGGCCGAATTGTATTGATTTGTCTCAGCCGAGTTGTGAATGATggattgttgtttttctgaccCAGCCCGCATTTAAGGGTTCCAGTAAGATGTTGAGGTCAGTGTTCGGTGTCTTTGGAGACGAGGAACACACTTAAACTGTTTGGTTGTTCAGTGTGCGAGTATTTAACGTCTGTAGTGTGTGCATTCCAGTCCATGTTCATTTTTGTcagggctctgtgtgtgtgtgtgtgtgtgtgtgtgtgtgtgtgtgtgtgtgtgtgtgtgtgtgtgtgttcatgtaaatgtttatgtgcatgcattcagtgtttcttctttttaacagTGTGCAAAGTGTAGTGAAGGATGAGATTTGTGCAGTGCCCTCGAGGCCCTGCACGATCGTgcttattttaaaacaacattcagaTTCAGGTTTGCAAACGCATTAATAGACTCACAGATTTAATTTTGCTATCATAATTTGTGCCTTTTTCATCCCAAATATTAATGCTATGTGATGACCCCGTTTCATCTTGAATTGAATTATTGggtataatttaaaaaataactgaaaatcTAAACGTattgcagcttcttttttttttgctgctgctgctcttttctcttttatgtAATTGGAAATGGGTATTTGGGGCTTTTGGGGGGTTTGTGTGATATTGGTCAAACAACACGAAGGCGGCACCGTGTTTTGCTGGAACATTGTGACGGATATTTTCTGACAAACCAAAGAAATGAACTGATGAATGGAGAGAGTGAGCTGCAGACTCATCCAATAATCTTTCTACGGCCCCATTGAGCAACAGAGCTGTCCATAATATATGACTTGAACTTTTATTTTCACTCGAGTTGGGCAATAGTTATGCCATCATTAGTCATATCGGTTATACAATAAGTAACGTTGTGAttagatgttgagatattttggTTCACATGACTCATTCCCGCATAAATACGTCTCATTTTAGATTTTGAAAACCTCTCGTACTGTAATGACATTAACATCAGTTTGACTTTTTAAGGTGCAACTCTGAATACTTCGATATACTGCCAGCATAATGAGTCTCCAAAACGCAAAAGGCATTAAGTGACAGGTTGCTTGTGAGGCCTGGTGGTCACTGACCTCATTCCCTCAGTCTCCCCTTGCTACAACTCACATCCATCCATGCAGCcgaagcccaaaaaaaaaaaactaacttccCTCTTTTCGTTTTGTCTCTGGGAGCCCTGTTTGAGTATTTCCTTGACATGCCAGGGTCCCTCTCTGCCAGCTAATGATAGACTGCTGACTGCAGAGACGTTTTGGATTAGTCATCGGTAGGTTGCCAGCCGACTGAAAGGATGCTTGTTAGCTAAATTACTGTACTACTGGGCACATACTAGTCATATATACTGTTTTCAGTTAAGTACAACCCTCAGATTtgactttcaattcaattcgatttagtttttttattcagcccaatatcacaaattacaaatttgcctcagaggggtttacaatctgtacacatacgtcatccctgtcccaggacctcacatcgaatcaagaaaaactccccaaaaaactgataaaaaccctttcacagggaataaagggaagaaacctccaggagagcaacagaggaggagccctctccccggatggacagaagcaatagatgtcatgtgtacagagttacaacacatttaatgaatatgacagtgGTCTTGCTACTCCGGTCGGTTCCCTACTTATTAATCCTCCCTTGTGCCGGTTCGCTTTCTTATCCCAGATCCAGCCCTTTTTTCCGCCTCGTTCCTTTTCCCCAACCTGCCTCCCTCTGGCGGTTCCCAGGCCACAGGAAATGACCAGAAAGCGAACCCGGCTTTATTTTTGTGCGTCTCAAGAATAGCAGCATTGTGTCGTGTTGGAGGACGGCATTGTTGTGGGGAAAGTAAGAGAGAATtctctaaacaaaaaaaaaaagccctctgtGCCCAGTAGTATCTTGCCTAGCCTAGACACATATGCCGTAGAAAGGCTTCACTAGTTCACAGCTGTTACcgcctcttttttcttttattcattatgAAAGAAAGCAGTTTCAAGGACTGCGGACTgttgaaaacaaaacagtgaTACTTATTTTTATGTGATTTAGCCACCGTAAATGCCAAACATTGAGAACTAATCTAgctttgtttgttattgtgtgggTATAATATTTGGTATTTTGTACTTAATTGTACTTTATTGTAAGTATGTTATCTTTTGTGCAGGCGttacacaaatataaacatgtcCTTGTCTTTGTGATACTTACCGTATGCGTTTGGAACAAAAGCATTTTTATGCTTTGCTGGTGGTTCATATTTGAAATAGACTTTGGTTGGGATGTAGTTGCAGGCTCCCCTCCCTCTTGTTTCACTCCGAATCAGCTGATGCGCCCCCTCCCAGGCCTATGGGAAGTTAAGGCTGAGGGTTATCTCATGTTTCGGTGCTACTTCCTCCTTCACAATATGTTCTCACAATTATGTAAGCTGTGCGCGTCTCGCGTTCTGCTCTGTTCGTtatcaaagccttttttttacatctcacttcacacaaacaggaaCACCGAGACTCGACCGATCCCTTCCCTGcaattgtcccccccccccccccccccccctgaaatgAAAGTCCATGTGTGGGGAATACAGCTGCATACATTGAATACAGCTGCATACATTGTACGCAGTCAATTACTACAGTCATTTGGGCTTTCCCTGCAAGTGAAAGTGGACTTGATCACGTTTCAATGCTCTACATTTCACAACCTTGAGCCTAAAAGTGTAAGAGTGAGTGCAGTACAATTATTTTGTTTCGGTCAGTATCGCTACATTGGTCATCGCATGCCAGCCGCATCCCCACGCTGAATGAGGGGGGGGTCTCCTCTCTGATGGCTCGGGGCTGATAGTTCTATTAAAAAGGTCCGAAGTTGATGGGGCTAACTGGGCAGCCTCGTCTGCATCCTCGTGGGAGCATTGTCGGGGTGTGGCCTGCTGGTGAGGAGTAGTGCACGTATGCATTGCGTGAATGCACACGTTTCATGAAACCCAAATCAAGCTCATAGCTTGGAATACAAAGTCCCATTCGACTTTAGCATCGAGGCTCAGAGGGACAGTGCGCaattttatatgtttttaatgctCTTAATATAAAGAGCTTTCCATATGTTAACTTTTGATTATTCTGTATAAAGTCTGTCTGGTCAGAAAAGGCATTACTGAGTTAATTCTATCAGCCTCCATGGCTACGTACAGTTCATAATGTATGTTTATAACACTGACGGGTCCGTTTgaacttttctctcttttggtACGATATGAAGTACACACAAAGGAATTACAGTCATACAATATCTTCAGTAACTGCTGTTGTACTTTGATATTCTGGTACCTTTTCCCCAACCCTGATGTAAGAGTGTTTTTTggtatgcagtgtgtgtgtgtgcgcgtgtgtgtgtgtgtgtgtgtctgtgtgtgtgtgtgtgtgtgtatgtgtgtgtgtgtgtgtgtgttggtcgcCGCATGCCAGGGCagggcttcctgttgctctgtgaTTGCTGCCCAGAGCAGAGGCAAAGATCCCTCTTTAGCTCTGCCACCTGGACCCGACGCTATCGCCTCTTCTCCCGCTCCGTTTCCCCTgacttcctgcctgccttcTCATTATGCCCTCATCTCGCTTTATGCCCATCCATGTGACCCCTTGCttcgctgtctcctcctcttccttttcatGTTTTGACTCCCTCCCTACTTCCagcctccccttcctccctcctcctcctctctctcttttcttaatAAGCCCCTAACTCCTGCTCTCGCACACCCACTTACTCTCTCCCTGCTTTGTGACTGGATCCCTGGCTCTGGGATTAATTCAGTGATTCAGGGAATGAAAATTAAAAGGTGGTAAcaaaatctgttttttattCCAGATCTTGTGATGCACATGTTGCCGCATTTCTCCATTTTCCACTCAAGTTTTACTGGAAAGAAAAACTGGAGTGTTTGAAGTCTCAGAGCGCCTTGATGCCATGTGGACTAATTTGGTTGTAAGCAATAGATTGGATCCGACTGATCTCGGTAATAAGGACAGGGCTATATAAAGGTCAGAAGGATGTGGCTCACTGTAAATTGCATTTCATATAATGATTGACAATTAGGAGCACATCCTAATTTTAAAACAAGCAAGCACTGCATGGAGGTGTACATCGGCACACATTCCCAAACGagttagtcacacacacagggggagatTATCTTTTTGGTCATAAAGATTCCCTGGAGCCCAATGTGACATCctcatatttctttaaaacaaaaaagggagcTCAGTCCAACTACAAGACCAAACATATTTATACGTGATAAAAGCATTTCTTTAACTAATCAGGATTTGTGACGtaaagtttaaagtgacaactTCACCTAACATCCACAGCGAGAGTACATTATTAACCAATATACTGATTATTATTAAACCCAATGATTAAGTACACTGTGATGTTAGCTGAGTAAAAGacacagaggaaaacaaaattcacatttaagaagctttGAGAAGCCATTTTAACTAATAAAATGGTTTTATGATTGATGATCAAAATAGCTGCTTGGGTATTTATCAGTCATTTTGTCTGCTAAATAGTAATTTAGTCCTAAATCCCACAGGCGCACATTACTATCATTTACTTAagctttgaataataataactaatataaCTTGAGaattgggggggtggggttgtTTCCATTACAGCCAGTCAACACATTAGAAATTCTGCATCTTAAACCACTTTTACCCCGGCTTCAGCATGTGGCAATGGCAGTCACCGCCTGCTATGAATACATGAACTGAGAGCTCAGAGACCTaattttgtgcgtgtgtgtgtgtgtgcgtttgtgccaGTGCATATGTGTCTATTACATCAAAAGAGCTGCTCCCAGCCTGGGACAACAGGGAACACACAGTGGTGTGTGAGACCTGATACCAAGCTCTTGAGATATAAATAGGACCTCCCTGCAACGAGGCTCCCACCAGCAGCATTGATAATgctctgtgtgttgtgtctctgtcaGACACAGTGTCTTTGTAGATTTTACATTTCTTGGTTTTGCTCAGAAATGAATGCatctctatttttttaattctcttaATCTCAATTTGGTGGTGGTAATGTTTGTGTTGGTCGGAGGCGCACGCGTGGAagtgtttttgtatttcaaaaGACAATGCTGGTTTCATGGAAATAGCATCTTGGATCTGCTCCCAATAGGCCAAAGTCAGGATACTGTTTACTGGCCACCACAGAAATACTGCCAGCTCCTCTGTGTTTGGCCTTCAGCGGGAACGGCATACCAGCGCATCACATGCTCATCCCCCCCAATGTGTCCAGAGGTTGATCCAAAGTCATGAGGTTTCTCCCGCTGACGAGATCAATTcacgtgtgtgtctttcttgcatcctgtttccttcctgcttgcttaaaaaataaatttaaaacatCAGCATTaggcagaaaaaaagggagttTAGTTCCACTTCGGGTGTCAGGAGCAACACAGTGTTGAGGGGCAGTAAGAACTGTGCTACACGTTTCTGTTATATTGTGTCCTGACTTTTTATAGGGCTgatattcttttatttctttcaacCCATCTAGATCTTAACATTGACTCTTCAAACTATTTGGGTCCTCCCTAACATCCACAGTGCATCAGGGCATTTGTTATAATTAAAGATTAATCAGCTAGTTTCTCAAATAATGGTTcagaaaattgtgaaaaatCACATGTTTTCCAAAGTGTCAAATTCATgtggcttgttttgtctgacatcGTTGTAAATTGAATATAATAATGTTGGTCAGACATAGGAGAGCGTCAAATCCCCACATTTTAGAGGGTTTGTATTTCCTACTTGAAAAACTAGTAAACCATCTGTTGACCGACCAGTCAATTAACCGGCAGTTGTTCCCGCTTGGTAGAACTCACGTCAGAGGTGCAGATAAGGAGCCAGTACTAGTCTTTCTAAATTGTCAGCTGTCACAAGCTGCCGTCCCGGGCAGGCTATTTTCTTTCTAGCACCTGCTCGACTCGTGCGTTTCTCTAGCAAAAGCAAATGACTACTAAGTTTTGTAGACGTTGCTGATTTTTTTGGTGCTATTTTTTACGTAACAGTGGTTTGAGCCGCGGCCTCTGTGCGTTTTCTTTTAGGCTCCTCACGGCGTTGACACTTCAGCAAAAGTTGTACCAGATTGAGAGTGAGACAAAGAAAGcaatctgtgtgagtgtgtgtgcaattgTCACAGGGAAGAATGTAGTCATTGAGGAAGAGGACGGGGGAGTgatgaggaaggtgaggaggacaaagacacaaggGAACTATGACTCTATCATGCGGGAATGTTTTGAATTTGCAACTCGGTGTGGTTCTGAATTGGCCTATTTTCATCTGTCGTCCCCCGCTGAACGCTGTCTAGCAAAACAATAACGCGATAACACAAAGCGCCAAGTCGAGGTCAGAGGTCCTGGTTGAGAACAAAGGAAGAAGGCGCACAAActgtattttactttttgttttcccTCGCAGCGTGAGCGTCGAGGTGTAAGTAAAGGAAGCACGGATCCCAAGCACATCTGGAGATTCTCATACCAGAGGGCAGAGAGGGtgaaaagaaaggggggggggaaccatgGGAATGGAGACGGCCGAGCACCCCGGAGGGATACAGCTAGAGGGAAATGTGTGAGTGCATGATCTGTAGTTATGTCAGTCAGTGCTGAGTCATTCGCTGGGCTGGCCGGGCAGATAGAAACAGGCttctggtggtggtgggagggggggaggggagggccaGTTGGAGGGGCACAAGGGGGGCACGCACTGAGCATGCTCTGAAAAAGTACCGGAAGGGAATTAGTTGTTGTGACAGGACACGTCCAGGAACTTTGGTGACGCAATATTTCACGGTGCCAGGTTTTCACTAACGCACGTGttgtcccccctcccccgcccctgGTATGTTTGTTGGTActgtggggaagaagaagaaaatgattaAAACCGAGTAACAAATCTTAAAGGATTCACAGCTCCCCTTCTCTGAACGTTGTCGTTTATGACGgcgagaggaaaggagagatggTAGCCGAGCGATAACGAGACGTGTTGCTCCATGTTTGGCCCGACCACAAGTCGCCCCTGTCCCCTTCTATTTCTTGTGGTTTtctgtgacccccccccacacacacacacaccaacacacactcacacttagaAAAGACCCTTCTGTGCTGCACTGGAGAAAAAATCCGATACTCCGTAGATTAAAATGGGACCAAAAATGATTTAGTAAAAACAAACCTGTTGATAAAACTTAATTTAacaaggtttgttttttttgctacaTGACAGCCAGGTGAACGTCTCACAACTCTGCGGCGGGTTATATAACGTTGTATCCATGGGTTGTCTGCACAAACCAAGAAGCTCCATTGTTGCATCAGCTAAGGTCTCTTATGGTTCTTTGACAAtatgtcctcctcttcctccgacGTCTGTGACTATGGGTTGAGCatactcgggggggggggggtggagggggagtcAGTGAGGAAAACGCATTATGGAGGGTAGGGGGTAGAGCTCCCATCTACAGTATATCGTTGAGTACTTAGGAAGGCATCCTGTTTCCTCTTTTATGTGGGACTATGTGGTTAGCTCCAAAACCACTGCcttatttctcttttattaaaaaaatatagacAAAAGTAGCAGTTAGTTAACGATGGCGGATAGGTAAGGGCCTGgttgttgttgacttctttTCGCACAGAACAGCGATGGTAAAGTGAAGCTTTGACACTAAaataaggatgttttttttaatgtggccATCAAGGGAATTCTGTCCATATTATTAGAATGAGCAAAATCTTCAGGTATTTGCAAAGATCGGAAAGCCTACGGAGGTGAAACTAATCGGTAAAAACGGTGTGTCAGTGTGCAGCAACAgaagcataaaagtgaaacacaGCTCAGAACAGAGAATAAGAAGTAGCGGAGgccaaacacccccccccccccattatgCAGCGTCCACGCTTTGATTCATGGAGGCCAGGatctttgttgcatgtcataccttcatttcctgtcttttcttTAGAGTCTGCTCTCAAAGAAATGTCAGCAGTGGCCAAACAAACTCAAATGTAGCAGCCAGAAAGTCGGCACGCAGTAAGACCCGAGAAAATGATCATCAAACACCATTTGTAAGCAGTTATTTCCTTTACGAGCAGCATAGTTTATTGTTTACTTTTTAGGGGGTAAACAAGCATGTTGTCggcccatcatcatcatcggctGCATATGGAGTGAGAACATGATCTGACCATAACAACATCTGATGCACAGAGCTCCCTATGGTGCCAGGTTTAGGCTTCATATTTCCTAACTAAGCAGTTAGGAGAAAAGACCCTTATCCGTGTAGATTATTGGTTCATATCAGGGAAGGTGTGACAATGTTCttaatccatttttttttatcgaAGCCACTGCTCTTTGGGGACCAAGAAAAGAGACGATTTGAGCGAGAAAATTGGGTGTGTGGTCAAGTGGCCACAGTCCATGTTATAACCCTGACAGggcttcaaaaacaacaaaataaaaaagcagaagGAGCACTGAAACAGGTCACACACACGGATGGCCAAGCAGGCAGTGTGGTTGATTGAGACATTTTTCAAACCAGACTTCCTCAAGTCAGGGCTTCATTCAGTGTCTGTCCTAATGACTTCTggctgttttcattcatttcaaataCCCGAGACTCTGTCATCCATATCGGTGCAATTTGGAAGTGATTTGTCAATTCTAGTGACTCCACTTATCTctcctcatttcctttttttttctctgacaaacttttctgtgtttttgctCTCGATTCAATTGACTGTTTTTCCACAAATTGAATGGTTACCGATTGTCCTTTGAGTGAACTTGGGGCCGTCCTCATCCGTTAAGATATTCTATGACTGGTTGATTgccagagattctttacaggcCCACGTAATCcaattttgtttctgtttgagaATGAGCACAGATAAAATCAGACTTTTGGCTGTCCTTACTCAgtgtttgcattgttttaaaCTTTCTAGTAGTTCAAAGAAGTGCTCCGACTGTTCAGCCAGAGCTCTAGTTTTTGCACAAAAAACCTTTTGCACTCCACATTATCTTGATTTGCCTCTAATTGCATTTCCATATCTCTCCTTTTGTTTGTCCCTCAAACATCtccttttctgcttctttgcTCAACCGTCCATCCCTCCACTCTTGTCTCCAAATCAACCCCTTGACCCCCACCTCCTTCTCCGACCATccatttctcatttcctcttcccctttttctaTCTCTTTTCAACCTTCTTTGTCTCGCAGCAGTGATTCTCAGCCGCTCTGGTTACTGCAATGAATGGTAACACTATCCATCCAGCCAACACCACCACAGCGACAGCAGGAGGAGGCGGCCCAGGCGTGGCGGCGCCCCCGCGAGGCTGGAGGGAATTCTGCGAACTGCACGCCATCGCCACAGCCCGGCAGCTGGCCGGACACTACCGAAGCTTCGCCAGAGATCAACCGCAGCATGACGTGCTCCCGGCGGAGACCTTCTCCAAGCAGTTCACCGACCTCTTCCAGCAGCACTTCTGCGGCGAGGTTGACAAAGATGGCGCTCTGCTCGGCCAGGGCACAGGCTCCAGTTCTACCGGTAGCGCTTTCTTCACCACTCCAGGgtcccctcctctcctgtcaCAGACCGTGATTGGTCGATTGCGGATCACATCTCTGTCTGGGGTACAGGACTATCGAGAGGCGGGCCGGCCGAGCGGAGGAGCGGCCGTGGTGTCGCCAAAAGGGGAGCCGGCGGTGGCGAGCCGGGAGCAGGAGCAGCCACTGCGATGTGCGGCGGGCAGCTCCTTGTCGGGAAACCCGGTGGTGCTCAGAGGGTCAAATCGTGGCCTAGGCAGCGGGTCGCTGCTGATTCGTAGCCGTAGCAGTGAGGAGATCTCTGGCACCAATCGGCGGCAGGTATCTGAACGGTACTCCTCCGACTCCTCAACCTCCAACCCCGCACACGCTGACATCACACATTTCTCCGTCAGCCAAATCCGGCAGACCGTAAGACGGCTGCTCAAAAAACGGCCCAGCCCCCACTCATCCCAGGACCTGGCTCCTAACAACCCCAACCCCACGACCGGCAACAATCCCCCAAATAATGGTGACAGAGTGGGCGGGATTTCCTCCACAAACGTGGAAgtgtcctcctccccctccccctcttcctcccactccCCCTCTTGTCTGACCTCTGAAGCCTTGCCCCCAGCCTCTTCACACATGTCTATGGCTGGAGTAGCCTCTCACTTCCTGGATCGCTTTCGTTGGTTACGTAGCGGAAGCATGAGGCAGAAGAGGTCAGAGGTGAGTGGCTGCTGTAAAGAGGGCCAACTGAAGTACTTACTAGTGGAAGACACTATCTCAGACACTCAGCCCCGCTGGCAACGCTGCCGCCTGCTGGTCAGGAGGATCAGGGACGCTCAAgtagcaggaagaggaagaggaggagagaggtacCAGTTGGAGCTCTATGATCCTCCAAAGGTAGAAACATCTGCTCACGCTTACATCTATACACACATATCTTACACTGCAGTTAttagaaacatgaacacattgtgGGTGTAATTAAGGACTATATGTCCATTATATATGTTTGATTGTCCACACTAAAAATCCACACATTCAATAGCCTCATGTATTGCCATTCCAAACGAAATGTGATGACTGACTAACGGTGTCTAAAAAGGGTGCTCATTGGTGccacaggaaggagagagaggaagttaGAGCTCGCTCAGTTCAGCGATGGCTGCAGTACATGTTGCGTACATCTAGATAGACGTAAATACTGCCATCACTCTTCAGGTTTGTTTTGGTGGCAACACATGTGGCAAGATTAAGGGAAACGTACTTTTAGCTTCCTTTCCAAACGTGAGTCAGCAAAGAAGTATTGCAACTGTGCTGTTTTTCAAAGTAAATCTACGTCAATCTGACCCCAAAGTTAATGCACATAAATTAGTAATATCAGTAGtatcctattttatttttttcaacagtGGTATCTTCTCATCTTACTCTCGGCTACAAAAGGAATAAGCTAAATATTGAACTTTCCAGACCAGTAAATGGAATTTCAGACTACAGCAACTCTTGTCCGACTGTGGCTGCTGTATTTGTTCTAGTTTTTCTAGTATTGAAATTAAGAAGACGGTCAAAGCAAGATGAGCCTCATCATCACGTTTTTGATTAATGCATTTGGAAATTAGTACGATTTACTTGTGAAGTAAATCCAAACACCCAAATGTGATATGTACAACattcatgatttaaaaaaaatcttattatggcttactattattatttgtttattgtaatt from Cyclopterus lumpus isolate fCycLum1 chromosome 9, fCycLum1.pri, whole genome shotgun sequence includes these protein-coding regions:
- the sh2b3 gene encoding SH2B adapter protein 3, encoding MNGNTIHPANTTTATAGGGGPGVAAPPRGWREFCELHAIATARQLAGHYRSFARDQPQHDVLPAETFSKQFTDLFQQHFCGEVDKDGALLGQGTGSSSTGSAFFTTPGSPPLLSQTVIGRLRITSLSGVQDYREAGRPSGGAAVVSPKGEPAVASREQEQPLRCAAGSSLSGNPVVLRGSNRGLGSGSLLIRSRSSEEISGTNRRQVSERYSSDSSTSNPAHADITHFSVSQIRQTVRRLLKKRPSPHSSQDLAPNNPNPTTGNNPPNNGDRVGGISSTNVEVSSSPSPSSSHSPSCLTSEALPPASSHMSMAGVASHFLDRFRWLRSGSMRQKRSEVSGCCKEGQLKYLLVEDTISDTQPRWQRCRLLVRRIRDAQVAGRGRGGERYQLELYDPPKASGPKLTTHCSDIQEVRRCNRLEMPDNLNTFVLKVNRGSLIFETDNDQQVSSWTTELKECISNRSGSVDLEPLTSLADSATPANHRGSSESGSQSPVTFALPEQVVQKADHFLFSYPWFHGPISRVKAAHLVQSAGPQGHGVFLVRQSETRRGDYVLTFNYQGKAKHLRLSLTEWGQCRVQHLRFPSVMDMLSHFRLFPIPLECGAAGAVTLSSFVVAGSCPPSQGQLSGALLVPFSLHRWSSEPSVAHCSLARSSSQPRSSCPTSTGTGTTSSSVSQPGNRRTPNPPLSASAPLRRSESMGRRPLLPRHPIAHIPQRDSDYELEPERGRKRAIDNQYMLL